The following coding sequences lie in one Nerophis lumbriciformis linkage group LG02, RoL_Nlum_v2.1, whole genome shotgun sequence genomic window:
- the rtn4a gene encoding reticulon-4a isoform X11 yields MDAKQVVDLLYWRDVKTTGVVFGAALLLLLSLTVCSIVSVCSYIGLALLSVTICFRIYKGILQAIQKSDEGHPFKQYLGQEVALSQDVVHKYSDLVLERLNKSICDLRRLFLVDDLVDSIKFALFMWILTYVGAFFNGLTLVILGVVAAFSCPIVYEKHQAQIDHYVALVNKQVKDVVEKIQAKVPGMKRKAE; encoded by the exons TGGTGGACCTCCTCTACTGGCGCGACGTGAAGACCACCGGCGTGGTGTTTGGCGCcgccctgctgctgctgctgtcgcTGACGGTGTGCAGCATCGTGAGCGTGTGCTCCTACATCGGCCTGGCGCTGCTCTCCGTCACCATCTGCTTCAGGATATACAAGGGCATCCTGCAGGCCATCCAGAAGTCTGACGAGGGACACCCCTTCAA GCAGTACCTGGGCCAGGAGGTGGCGCTGTCCCAGGACGTGGTCCACAAGTACAGCGACCTGGTTCTGGAGAGGCTCAACAAGAGCATCTGCGATCTGAGGCGTCTCTTCCTGGTGGATGACCTGGTGGACTCCATCAAG TTTGCATTGTTCATGTGGATCCTGACCTACGTGGGCGCCTTCTTCAACGGACTCACGCTGGTCATCTTAG GTGTGGTCGCGGCCTTCAGCTGTCCCATCGTCTACGAGAAGCACCAG GCTCAGATCGACCACTACGTGGCGCTGGTCAACAAGCAGGTCAAAGACGTGGTGGAAAA GATCCAGGCCAAAGTCCCTGGAATGAAGCGCAAAGCCGAGTGA
- the rtn4a gene encoding reticulon-4a isoform X10 — translation MDKTCVDSSKAAWRQQVVDLLYWRDVKTTGVVFGAALLLLLSLTVCSIVSVCSYIGLALLSVTICFRIYKGILQAIQKSDEGHPFKQYLGQEVALSQDVVHKYSDLVLERLNKSICDLRRLFLVDDLVDSIKFALFMWILTYVGAFFNGLTLVILGVVAAFSCPIVYEKHQAQIDHYVALVNKQVKDVVEKIQAKVPGMKRKAE, via the exons TGGTGGACCTCCTCTACTGGCGCGACGTGAAGACCACCGGCGTGGTGTTTGGCGCcgccctgctgctgctgctgtcgcTGACGGTGTGCAGCATCGTGAGCGTGTGCTCCTACATCGGCCTGGCGCTGCTCTCCGTCACCATCTGCTTCAGGATATACAAGGGCATCCTGCAGGCCATCCAGAAGTCTGACGAGGGACACCCCTTCAA GCAGTACCTGGGCCAGGAGGTGGCGCTGTCCCAGGACGTGGTCCACAAGTACAGCGACCTGGTTCTGGAGAGGCTCAACAAGAGCATCTGCGATCTGAGGCGTCTCTTCCTGGTGGATGACCTGGTGGACTCCATCAAG TTTGCATTGTTCATGTGGATCCTGACCTACGTGGGCGCCTTCTTCAACGGACTCACGCTGGTCATCTTAG GTGTGGTCGCGGCCTTCAGCTGTCCCATCGTCTACGAGAAGCACCAG GCTCAGATCGACCACTACGTGGCGCTGGTCAACAAGCAGGTCAAAGACGTGGTGGAAAA GATCCAGGCCAAAGTCCCTGGAATGAAGCGCAAAGCCGAGTGA